One genomic region from Ignavibacteriales bacterium encodes:
- a CDS encoding aldo/keto reductase, translated as GKIDESTEFDKTDFRNTVPRFSQENRKANQLLVDLINNIAKSKNVTPAQIALGWLLAQKQWIVPIPGTTKLHRLEENNFAVNVEFTKDELSLIDEASSKIILKGDRYSESSQNMIDR; from the coding sequence CTGGTAAAATTGATGAGAGTACAGAGTTTGATAAAACAGATTTCCGAAATACTGTACCGCGTTTTTCGCAAGAGAATAGAAAAGCAAATCAATTGCTGGTTGATTTAATTAACAACATTGCAAAAAGTAAAAATGTAACACCTGCTCAAATTGCATTAGGTTGGTTGTTAGCCCAAAAGCAATGGATCGTTCCAATTCCGGGGACAACAAAACTTCACAGACTTGAAGAAAACAATTTTGCAGTTAATGTTGAGTTTACAAAGGATGAACTAAGTTTGATCGATGAAGCTTCATCTAAAATTATTTTAAAGGGAGATAGATATTCAGAAAGCAGTCAGAATATGATTGATAGATGA
- a CDS encoding nuclear transport factor 2 family protein, translating to MKASIIRLFLFVMISQMSFPQQEDINTSATKNVEQEIINLSKNKWQWMADKNVDTLNILFDEKAVFVHMGGSWGKEQELGIIKSGGIWYKNAEVHEVSVNIIDNTAILLNRITLLAVVGGNEVTNPFMVTEVYVKENNNWKLGSLSFTKLLTTADH from the coding sequence ATGAAAGCTTCAATTATCAGATTGTTTCTATTTGTAATGATTTCGCAAATGTCTTTCCCACAGCAAGAAGATATAAATACGTCTGCTACTAAAAACGTGGAACAGGAAATCATAAATCTCTCTAAAAATAAGTGGCAATGGATGGCAGATAAAAATGTAGATACACTTAATATCCTATTTGATGAGAAAGCTGTATTTGTTCATATGGGTGGGTCGTGGGGCAAAGAACAGGAACTTGGAATTATAAAAAGCGGCGGTATCTGGTACAAGAATGCAGAAGTTCACGAAGTATCGGTAAACATTATTGATAATACTGCTATTCTTTTAAACCGAATTACTTTATTGGCTGTCGTTGGTGGTAATGAAGTTACAAATCCTTTTATGGTAACTGAGGTTTATGTGAAAGAAAATAATAACTGGAAGTTAGGTTCGCTTTCCTTTACAAAATTACTTACAACTGCTGATCATTAA
- a CDS encoding carboxylesterase family protein: MKKVFIGLAVLIGCTLQAQQTVVIDTVGKPMITTVSGIIRGVTDGNVDSFKGIPYAAPPMGAYRWRPPQPVNPWLGVRDASQYGSSCAQATWPRDTTKIRENSSEDCLFLNVWKPSDATPESKLPVMVWIHGGAFVFGSGDQDELSDVQFAKQGVILVTFNYRLGRLGFFAFPSLSDEYPDEPKGNYAYMDQIAALRWVQQNIAAFGGDPKNVTIFGESAGGVSVHSLLTIPTANGLFQKAIIQSGGGRDGVLTGRPIREDNIDKHYPVSAETIGINFARRHSIEGTDVDALAKLRSLRVEEIVDGGYENDGQGALPTYSGPTLDGKLVEETAESIYDAGRQPKVPIIIGSNSAEVPAGFVNANSKDELLAWFGNLKNEAIKVYDPDSTIDFAKMLTMVNSDKVWGEPARFTANAFFKKGAPAYLYLFSYVSASMQQYMRFGAAHGSEIPYVFNNLRDRNGIIVTTKDQEVAKMMNTYWVNFAKTGDPNGNGLPKWPVYNPQKDEILEFRPDGSAIGESDPRKERLDLIEKTSRR; encoded by the coding sequence ATGAAAAAAGTATTTATTGGTTTAGCAGTTCTTATTGGTTGTACACTGCAAGCTCAGCAAACGGTTGTCATTGATACTGTTGGGAAACCAATGATTACCACTGTCTCTGGAATCATTCGTGGTGTAACAGATGGAAATGTTGATAGTTTCAAAGGTATTCCATATGCTGCCCCTCCAATGGGCGCTTACCGCTGGCGTCCACCCCAGCCCGTAAATCCGTGGCTGGGAGTGCGTGATGCCAGCCAGTATGGCTCTTCTTGTGCACAAGCGACCTGGCCAAGAGATACTACAAAGATCCGGGAAAACTCTTCTGAGGATTGTCTGTTTCTCAATGTATGGAAACCATCAGATGCTACACCGGAATCTAAACTACCTGTTATGGTATGGATTCACGGCGGGGCCTTTGTTTTTGGCAGCGGTGATCAAGATGAATTATCGGATGTCCAGTTTGCAAAGCAAGGGGTCATTCTGGTCACATTCAACTACCGTCTTGGTAGGCTTGGTTTTTTTGCATTCCCTTCATTGAGCGACGAATATCCCGATGAACCTAAGGGCAATTACGCTTATATGGACCAGATCGCTGCGCTTAGGTGGGTTCAACAAAACATTGCTGCTTTTGGAGGCGATCCAAAAAATGTTACCATTTTCGGAGAATCTGCCGGTGGTGTATCAGTGCATTCACTCTTAACTATACCAACAGCAAATGGTCTTTTCCAAAAGGCGATCATACAGTCTGGCGGTGGTCGGGATGGTGTTCTTACCGGTAGACCAATACGTGAAGATAATATTGATAAGCATTATCCTGTTTCGGCGGAAACCATAGGAATAAACTTTGCTCGTCGTCATAGTATAGAAGGCACGGACGTGGACGCATTAGCGAAGCTTCGTTCTTTAAGAGTGGAGGAGATTGTAGATGGAGGTTACGAAAATGATGGACAGGGAGCTTTGCCCACTTACTCCGGTCCAACTCTCGATGGTAAGTTGGTTGAAGAAACCGCCGAGAGTATATACGACGCAGGCAGACAGCCAAAAGTACCAATCATAATTGGGTCGAATAGTGCGGAAGTGCCCGCTGGATTTGTAAATGCAAATTCGAAGGACGAACTGCTTGCCTGGTTTGGTAATTTGAAGAACGAAGCTATTAAAGTTTATGATCCTGATAGTACGATTGATTTTGCTAAGATGCTTACTATGGTTAACAGTGATAAAGTCTGGGGGGAACCAGCTCGGTTTACTGCGAATGCTTTTTTCAAAAAGGGTGCACCAGCATACTTATATCTTTTTTCATACGTCTCCGCATCTATGCAGCAGTATATGCGGTTTGGTGCAGCACACGGTTCTGAAATTCCATATGTGTTCAACAATCTTAGAGACCGAAACGGAATCATCGTAACAACCAAAGACCAGGAAGTTGCAAAGATGATGAATACTTATTGGGTAAATTTTGCTAAGACTGGTGATCCAAATGGGAACGGGCTACCGAAATGGCCTGTTTATAATCCCCAAAAGGATGAGATCCTCGAGTTCCGTCCTGATGGATCAGCTATTGGTGAATCAGATCCTAGGAAAGAGAGACTCGATTTAATTGAAAAAACGTCACGACGATGA